A genomic segment from Helicobacter sp. NHP19-012 encodes:
- a CDS encoding vacuolating cytotoxin domain-containing protein: MKKPHPLCLKISHAIARRIKANQVQRAGVLVFKEAPKPVSRPKSSRTSKALSKGVFVLGGGLATLNPLQAYWSGWLPESGLGDQSHIGGYVWQHSVPNHGWLWDQGNDFYHNQGDGYYCANYYCNTNNPVTLENNWGMGRGYTFYLSQFTWKGGGDFNLDLLGVNGNNPTLNLGYTPGAPGANTFTHYRSQDYFNDTFQAGNIIISDNLTTDQTNLNLQATGNITSQGYNGQHVTISANDDSQGMDLNAQSENFNNTTFTGNAPFNFNSNNITFSDVAYNTTGGGSVTDNGSLTFSNNSQFTLSNNSPFTNLGGSVNLNGVTFNITAGLTNINGNAQPQTYNIIHTTGNINYNSYTSHLWNLIHYDGVSGTLYNQPGYTNPQGGNGTYYVLYNTNNPDTQAQDIFKETFTNNTMSMQLVGVKENVWVDLQNLNNASDPNYQSPNNPGTWTPWIGQGVAYINPGAANPNSSGQRILETQTSPWGYAYTRIDVGDQGTLILGNNTTSAATTKGTIWIGDGKGAIGYITGKFSAGNIYLTNTIQTGNDYSGHGTNITFSALNNITANGLIYDELNAGAQNSNAYFSVNKGTISVSNSIFVNNTSGGVMGFTSQNTTFNNTQFSGNQSQIDLTGTQSIDIANTQFNESSGGEFKFVGKNITTSNNTQFNGKNTLVSMVASGALTLTNTKISTSNNDINLSGQSITISGGVANPTEDNSYTSAIVGNNTNINLQASGALSVANTLFNDPLQSTNSPQNMTLSGQNITLNNDKFEGYSQYHFNTNSLTLQGTTTIATNNNLGSGNVATSPFGTYAGNVSFGSKALLKLSNTQEILNALKKGGTYTLLSGKDINYQSDTTYAKNLWQMVQFGGQSDQLATGLPQDFTQGRNGIYYVSLDGQTIEENFGARSLTLSLIDQKQDVWYDVYTMTPSCFIWCSYKTYNPNVGTNGIAYIDPTHPEAEGWNGSNTLNTYSSSSTGNGMTLNVQGNNATLVIGNDTKQAAKGGIVRLGGTGGSGGLVGYIKDSFNAANIFMTNTFQTGNSFQDGGGANISFTASNNITLDGLNYQNLKAGTQHSNASFTAGGDLSATNTNFVDQTGGTLSFSAQNTSFSNSSFSGDSQTINIDANDALSFTNTNLNNGESTINMQANNLTMGASAGSAGSTAQSPASAINAKSLNVTAQTATFDNTRFTLDPTSDTSSQFKVNNLTFDNDTFNGIGSTYDFSGTQNTTFLGTTTISTTDLSSNPNSPFKSLVGNVTLGSNALFNITSALQSQQKYVVVAGGDIKWSDDSYAKNLWNLVDYQGMSGTLLQNDGNNTYTVAFGGADSQIKAKETFSHNQITLTLLTQVVDLWPDVYNMTPGCVQGSILGIQGCLGWAKGHYDWLTGYGYKTYNVSVGAGGIAYIDPNLKNATAPYYNPAGKQLTAYSFAGNGGTYDIQGQGTLVLGNITTQAASGGLIQFGGEGANPGYIVDVFNAYNIYLTNGISVGNFGGANGAKLPYGGGATMTFNASNNLTTDGLTYTNNLTYLNQVCGILGSVVGSICKDIKPQSSNANFRANNTLSAINSNFSDHVADYGGLFGSFQFMGKQQVDFTGSNVQGNRTKVYVQGSQINLANSGFFLGDNSSVVLTGDYTDNLTTTAAKVEGNITATDTTFNLNTGSSATFAAANTTLSGNSVVLLNNGSIFNPNPKNTTTTSATFEGVTNITDSAQIDAQQSDVTFDQAANFSETALLSLFQNSSAIFNGLATFSGNSLINLDSNTTIAFNQGSDFTDSASVVLQGQGAKATFAGTNTFGSGTSLQVNAGANLESSGTMSFNGGHFNVSNGSVALNTLNFNGAELNTQGNNTFSAGAVSSAGDTEFGLYGSGDLTFGSLSVASGVLNIQSSLTRTSPFIDVNGNFDVSGVLNLSNIDLSSALSKGQTLTYDIINAKNIEGISGADGYQKIELSGIQIKNATYNATKDSWSFINPLNSSQIITESVQNGNLKVSISQNLGSSTAGSYNYNIYNIAPELYFYNQSKQNTTGSAYNYSDDRVGTFFLDGQVKGVYNNGGVQELPGTYDTYNNPNSALNIFNTGVSANNLMALAGVATALWPALEGFLTSGVLNDLNDPNKLLQALQKIQINLTPAQKQTLLNFINGFDSQINQTFSNGTLVVGAEQAGQIGSNSTVWFGGNGFNGPCAPSTAPQSTTCQFRHTNIGQLLSSSSNALGYIEAQFNAKDIYITGTLGSGNAKGTGGSAEVSFNSTTNLVLNKATIEAQGTDKIFSSLGLSGVQSLLGQPQLGGLLGQWIYDKAEGNNLIPVGLKGLLPSSVANATLGEIFNAQDMAALTQLPGFATVVKDILTHQSVSSLFGPNGLVESLPTSVQNEIDGKIEAGITQGLESGKLSGLEQGLVHKLLGIIEGGQGVQGIFNYLNNNFGNQTLWNVMDELAPWTNVTLNKALAMGDSPAATAMMQKFMDTTTFGQIFNVIFQNSAIINKSVAWLGPQVWGVIMDMAINDVLNPPKALSKMADDVGEKLLEQIFGGNVLNTLNSLTQQKALSGILNNILQNKGLGGLWSQGLGSFLPPSIKQAMQKAGVGGYLAPKGLSALWEKGYFNFSANNDIISQNSTYSNATGGTLSFVAGKSIVFNGNNSINFTNYQGTLNFYSDNLSNINLTSLNATDGLNLNAQFENLNIAGGKINLNQYESLNVSAQNFQYLGTITDTGGAIDFSGITGADVLGTLNLQSNSTLIANNLSIQKALNNQSTNALNIGNDLTLYSGATLTTQAQGIYVGGALNSQGDFVFNLNPSNTSQSASSSANNTQGTSVGSGTSASGSTSTNNTSQNADSNTNGTQDTKGNTNQSTSNNTDSTQSTSQNTGSNTSNSTSTSTSSQSQSQSTGASDSNSTNTNNDADNSINGGISNTPTQNINTPLVQVQGIATLKPTSDETPLMTLNANTQAAYTLINANRWINYNLYNQTFDPNSWKDYLTLYTYLNINGKSFTLNQQGNGLLYNGQAVKIADRGLLVSYTNAQGQSIDASIAYDNISVGVNKTLDVGAPSIEQYIAHIQGEDSVKAVYAAGGPQVMGWLNQLLIQTKNTPLFAPYYLENTSQANLVKIAKDIANSIDLVANPTLKANATDVLQINTYTQQMSRLAKLSSFASNDTLDDFHDFLASIKGKRFASAVPNAMDIITAYSQRNKLKNNLWMTGVGGASFVAGGTGTLYGINVGYDRFIKGVIVGGYAAYGYSGFYGNITNSASNNVNVGLYSRAFVKRSEITVSANETWGYNKAYINATDPILSIVNQRYNYSTWTTNLRANYGYDFFFKDKRVILKPQIGLAYYYIGLSGLQGTMNNPFYSQFRANADPANKSVLTLNLALESRHYFGKNSYYFVLASIGRDLFVHSMGDKVVRFIGDDMLSYRKGGMYNTFAGLTTGGEIRLFRSFYINASIGVRFGLDYQDINITGNVGMRYAF, encoded by the coding sequence ATGAAAAAACCACACCCGCTTTGTTTAAAAATCAGTCATGCCATTGCTAGGCGCATTAAGGCGAATCAAGTTCAGCGTGCCGGTGTTCTAGTGTTTAAGGAAGCTCCAAAGCCAGTTTCTCGCCCCAAAAGTTCGCGCACCTCTAAAGCACTCTCTAAAGGGGTTTTTGTGCTTGGAGGAGGGCTAGCCACACTAAACCCGTTGCAGGCGTATTGGAGCGGGTGGCTGCCAGAATCGGGTTTAGGCGACCAATCCCACATTGGGGGGTATGTTTGGCAACACAGCGTACCCAACCATGGATGGCTTTGGGATCAGGGAAACGATTTTTATCATAACCAGGGAGATGGCTACTACTGCGCCAACTACTATTGTAACACCAATAACCCCGTTACCTTAGAAAACAATTGGGGCATGGGCAGGGGCTACACTTTCTACCTTTCTCAATTCACTTGGAAGGGCGGGGGGGATTTTAATCTTGATTTATTGGGGGTCAATGGCAACAATCCAACCCTCAACCTAGGCTACACTCCGGGGGCTCCCGGGGCAAACACCTTCACCCATTACCGCAGTCAAGACTATTTTAACGATACTTTCCAAGCGGGCAACATCATCATTAGCGATAACCTAACCACAGACCAAACAAATCTCAATCTCCAAGCCACTGGTAACATCACTTCTCAAGGTTACAATGGGCAGCATGTCACCATCAGTGCCAACGACGATTCGCAAGGAATGGATCTTAACGCCCAAAGTGAAAATTTCAATAACACCACTTTTACGGGCAACGCCCCTTTTAATTTTAACAGCAACAACATTACCTTTAGTGATGTTGCCTACAACACCACAGGCGGGGGCTCTGTTACCGATAACGGCAGTTTGACCTTTAGCAACAATTCGCAATTCACCCTAAGCAACAACTCGCCTTTCACCAATTTGGGAGGCAGTGTTAATTTAAATGGGGTAACCTTCAACATCACGGCAGGTTTAACCAACATCAACGGCAACGCCCAGCCCCAAACATACAACATCATCCACACCACAGGTAACATTAACTACAACAGCTACACGAGCCATTTGTGGAATTTGATCCACTATGATGGGGTGTCCGGCACGCTCTACAACCAGCCCGGCTACACCAATCCCCAAGGGGGCAATGGCACCTACTATGTGCTCTACAACACCAACAACCCCGACACCCAAGCCCAAGACATCTTTAAAGAAACTTTTACAAACAACACCATGAGCATGCAACTTGTGGGGGTGAAAGAAAATGTGTGGGTGGACCTGCAAAATTTAAACAACGCCTCCGATCCAAATTATCAAAGCCCTAATAACCCGGGAACTTGGACGCCTTGGATTGGGCAGGGGGTTGCCTACATCAACCCCGGCGCAGCCAACCCTAATAGCAGCGGACAAAGGATTTTAGAAACCCAAACGAGCCCATGGGGCTATGCCTACACGCGCATTGATGTCGGAGATCAAGGCACTTTAATTTTAGGCAACAACACCACCAGTGCAGCCACCACAAAAGGCACGATTTGGATCGGCGATGGGAAGGGCGCCATTGGCTACATCACAGGGAAATTCAGTGCAGGCAACATCTACCTCACAAACACTATCCAAACGGGCAATGATTACAGCGGGCATGGGACCAACATCACTTTTAGTGCGCTTAATAACATCACCGCAAATGGCTTAATCTATGATGAACTTAATGCTGGTGCCCAAAACTCCAACGCTTATTTTAGTGTCAACAAGGGCACAATCAGCGTTTCTAACTCCATCTTTGTAAACAACACATCGGGCGGGGTTATGGGCTTCACCTCCCAAAACACCACTTTTAACAACACCCAATTTAGCGGCAATCAAAGCCAAATCGATTTGACGGGCACACAAAGCATCGATATTGCCAACACCCAATTTAACGAGAGCAGCGGGGGCGAGTTTAAATTTGTGGGTAAAAACATCACTACCAGCAACAACACCCAATTTAACGGGAAAAACACGCTCGTGTCTATGGTAGCCAGTGGGGCGTTGACACTCACCAACACCAAAATCAGCACCAGCAACAACGACATCAACTTAAGCGGCCAGAGCATAACCATCAGCGGGGGCGTGGCTAACCCCACTGAGGATAACAGCTACACAAGTGCCATTGTGGGCAACAACACCAACATTAATCTACAAGCCAGCGGGGCGCTGAGTGTGGCTAACACCCTCTTTAACGACCCCCTGCAAAGCACCAACAGCCCGCAAAACATGACCCTAAGCGGGCAAAATATCACACTCAACAACGATAAATTTGAAGGCTATTCGCAATACCACTTTAACACCAATAGCCTCACCTTGCAGGGCACGACAACTATTGCCACAAACAATAACCTAGGGAGTGGCAATGTGGCGACAAGCCCCTTTGGCACCTATGCAGGCAATGTCAGCTTTGGCTCTAAAGCTCTTTTAAAATTAAGCAACACTCAAGAGATTTTAAACGCTCTAAAGAAGGGTGGCACCTACACCCTCTTAAGCGGTAAGGACATCAACTATCAAAGCGACACCACCTACGCCAAAAACCTATGGCAAATGGTGCAATTTGGCGGGCAAAGCGACCAGCTAGCCACCGGCTTGCCCCAAGATTTCACCCAAGGGCGAAATGGGATTTACTATGTGTCCTTAGACGGGCAAACCATTGAAGAAAACTTTGGGGCAAGGTCTTTGACCTTGTCGCTCATCGACCAAAAACAAGATGTTTGGTACGATGTCTATACCATGACCCCTAGTTGCTTCATTTGGTGTAGCTACAAAACCTACAACCCCAATGTGGGGACAAATGGCATTGCCTACATTGACCCCACGCACCCAGAGGCAGAGGGCTGGAATGGCAGCAACACCTTAAACACTTATTCTAGTTCTAGCACAGGCAACGGCATGACCTTGAATGTGCAAGGGAACAACGCCACTTTAGTGATTGGCAACGACACAAAACAGGCCGCAAAAGGGGGCATTGTGCGCTTGGGCGGGACGGGGGGCAGTGGGGGGCTTGTGGGCTACATCAAGGATAGCTTCAACGCCGCCAATATTTTTATGACCAACACTTTCCAAACGGGCAATAGTTTTCAAGATGGAGGCGGAGCAAACATTAGTTTCACCGCGTCTAACAACATCACCTTAGACGGGCTCAATTACCAAAACCTCAAAGCCGGCACCCAACACTCCAATGCCAGTTTTACGGCTGGTGGGGATTTAAGCGCGACCAACACAAATTTTGTAGATCAAACGGGGGGCACTCTTAGCTTTAGTGCCCAAAACACCAGCTTTAGCAACTCTTCTTTTTCAGGCGACAGCCAAACCATTAACATTGATGCCAACGATGCCCTAAGTTTCACCAACACAAATTTAAACAATGGTGAAAGCACCATCAATATGCAGGCCAACAACCTCACGATGGGGGCAAGTGCCGGCAGCGCAGGCAGCACGGCTCAGTCTCCTGCCAGCGCGATCAACGCTAAATCCCTTAATGTTACCGCCCAAACGGCCACCTTTGACAACACCCGTTTTACCCTAGACCCCACGAGCGACACATCTTCTCAGTTTAAAGTCAATAACCTCACCTTTGACAACGACACCTTTAATGGGATTGGCAGCACCTACGACTTTAGCGGCACCCAAAACACCACCTTTTTAGGCACGACCACCATTTCCACCACCGATTTAAGCAGCAACCCCAACAGTCCGTTTAAATCCTTGGTGGGCAATGTTACTTTGGGCTCTAATGCCCTCTTTAACATCACAAGCGCGCTGCAATCCCAGCAAAAATATGTCGTGGTTGCCGGTGGCGACATTAAATGGAGCGATGACAGCTATGCCAAGAATTTATGGAATTTAGTGGATTACCAAGGGATGAGTGGCACGCTCTTACAAAATGACGGCAATAACACCTACACCGTGGCCTTTGGGGGCGCAGACTCGCAGATCAAAGCCAAAGAGACTTTTAGCCACAACCAGATCACCCTAACTTTGCTGACCCAAGTTGTGGATCTTTGGCCTGATGTCTACAACATGACTCCCGGCTGTGTTCAAGGTTCAATCCTTGGGATACAGGGGTGCTTGGGTTGGGCTAAGGGGCATTATGATTGGCTGACTGGGTATGGCTATAAAACCTACAATGTCAGTGTGGGGGCGGGGGGCATTGCCTACATCGATCCCAATTTAAAAAACGCCACCGCTCCCTATTACAACCCGGCGGGCAAACAATTAACCGCATACAGCTTTGCGGGCAATGGGGGGACTTATGACATCCAAGGGCAGGGGACTTTAGTTTTAGGCAACATCACCACTCAGGCGGCCAGTGGAGGGTTGATCCAGTTTGGCGGAGAGGGGGCCAACCCGGGCTATATCGTGGATGTCTTTAATGCCTACAACATTTACCTAACCAATGGCATCAGCGTGGGCAATTTTGGGGGCGCGAATGGGGCGAAGTTGCCCTATGGCGGCGGGGCAACCATGACCTTTAACGCCAGCAATAATTTAACCACAGATGGCCTCACCTACACCAATAACCTCACCTACCTTAACCAAGTCTGTGGCATTTTGGGCTCTGTTGTGGGCAGCATTTGTAAAGACATCAAGCCCCAATCCTCCAACGCTAATTTTAGAGCCAACAACACCTTAAGTGCCATTAACTCCAACTTCTCCGATCATGTGGCTGATTATGGCGGTTTGTTTGGCTCTTTCCAATTTATGGGAAAACAGCAGGTGGATTTCACGGGCAGCAATGTTCAGGGCAACCGCACGAAAGTGTATGTGCAGGGCAGTCAGATCAACCTTGCTAACTCGGGCTTCTTTTTGGGCGACAACTCCAGCGTTGTACTCACCGGCGATTACACAGACAATTTAACCACAACAGCAGCCAAGGTGGAGGGCAACATCACCGCCACAGACACGACCTTTAACCTCAACACGGGCAGCAGCGCGACCTTTGCGGCAGCCAACACCACTTTAAGTGGCAACAGCGTGGTGTTGTTAAACAACGGCTCGATCTTTAATCCAAACCCCAAAAACACCACAACCACCAGCGCCACTTTTGAGGGGGTTACCAACATCACAGACAGCGCACAAATCGATGCCCAACAAAGCGATGTAACTTTTGATCAGGCCGCAAATTTTAGCGAGACCGCGCTTTTAAGCTTGTTTCAAAACTCTAGCGCTATCTTTAACGGCCTTGCCACCTTTAGCGGAAACTCTTTAATCAACCTCGACTCCAACACCACAATCGCTTTTAATCAGGGCTCTGACTTCACCGACAGCGCCAGCGTGGTTTTACAAGGGCAGGGGGCAAAGGCGACCTTTGCGGGCACGAACACTTTTGGCAGTGGCACGAGCCTACAAGTCAATGCCGGCGCGAACTTAGAGTCTAGTGGGACGATGAGTTTTAATGGGGGGCATTTCAATGTATCCAATGGCAGTGTGGCTTTAAACACCCTCAATTTCAATGGAGCCGAGTTAAACACACAGGGCAACAACACTTTTAGCGCAGGCGCAGTCAGTAGCGCAGGGGACACGGAATTTGGGCTGTATGGCAGTGGGGATTTGACCTTTGGGTCTTTAAGTGTCGCTAGTGGGGTGTTAAACATCCAAAGTTCTTTGACCCGCACCAGCCCATTCATCGATGTAAATGGAAATTTTGATGTAAGCGGTGTCCTCAACCTCTCTAACATTGACTTATCCAGCGCACTTAGCAAGGGGCAAACCCTCACCTACGATATCATCAACGCTAAAAATATCGAGGGGATCAGTGGGGCTGATGGCTACCAAAAAATCGAGTTGTCGGGGATACAAATTAAAAATGCCACCTACAACGCCACTAAGGACAGCTGGAGTTTTATCAATCCCTTGAATAGTTCGCAGATCATCACTGAGAGCGTGCAAAATGGGAATTTGAAAGTGAGTATCTCACAAAACCTTGGCTCTAGCACCGCTGGCTCTTACAACTACAACATCTACAACATCGCTCCCGAACTTTATTTTTACAACCAATCCAAGCAGAACACAACCGGATCCGCCTACAATTACAGCGATGATCGCGTGGGGACTTTCTTTTTAGACGGGCAGGTTAAGGGGGTGTACAACAATGGCGGGGTGCAAGAACTCCCGGGCACTTACGATACCTATAACAACCCCAACAGCGCGTTAAATATTTTCAACACGGGGGTGAGTGCAAACAATTTAATGGCACTAGCCGGGGTCGCCACTGCCCTTTGGCCCGCTTTAGAGGGGTTTTTGACCTCGGGGGTTTTGAACGATTTAAACGATCCTAATAAACTTTTACAGGCGTTGCAAAAAATCCAAATCAATTTAACTCCCGCACAAAAACAAACCCTATTAAACTTCATCAACGGCTTTGACAGCCAGATTAACCAGACTTTCAGCAACGGGACTTTGGTGGTCGGGGCTGAGCAAGCAGGGCAGATTGGAAGTAATAGCACAGTGTGGTTTGGGGGCAATGGTTTTAATGGTCCATGCGCACCGAGCACAGCACCCCAAAGCACTACTTGCCAATTCCGCCACACCAACATAGGGCAACTTTTAAGTTCTAGTTCAAACGCTCTAGGTTATATCGAAGCGCAATTTAATGCCAAAGACATTTACATCACGGGGACTTTGGGTAGTGGCAATGCAAAAGGCACGGGGGGCTCTGCTGAGGTGAGTTTTAACAGCACCACAAATTTGGTCCTCAACAAAGCCACGATTGAGGCGCAGGGCACGGACAAAATCTTTTCCTCTTTGGGTCTTAGCGGGGTGCAAAGTCTTTTAGGTCAGCCCCAATTGGGCGGATTGTTGGGGCAGTGGATTTACGACAAGGCAGAGGGCAATAATTTGATCCCTGTCGGCTTAAAAGGCTTGCTCCCTAGTAGCGTGGCTAACGCGACTTTGGGCGAAATCTTTAACGCGCAAGACATGGCCGCGCTCACCCAATTGCCCGGATTTGCCACCGTGGTTAAAGACATTTTGACACACCAAAGCGTGAGCTCGCTCTTTGGACCTAATGGACTCGTTGAAAGCTTGCCTACGAGTGTGCAAAATGAAATTGATGGCAAAATTGAGGCTGGCATCACGCAAGGGCTTGAGAGCGGTAAATTAAGCGGGTTGGAGCAAGGGCTGGTGCATAAGTTGCTAGGCATTATAGAGGGAGGACAGGGGGTGCAGGGGATCTTCAACTACCTCAACAATAACTTTGGCAACCAAACTTTATGGAATGTGATGGATGAGCTGGCCCCTTGGACAAATGTTACTTTAAACAAAGCCCTAGCGATGGGCGATAGCCCAGCGGCCACAGCCATGATGCAAAAATTCATGGACACAACCACCTTTGGGCAAATCTTTAATGTCATCTTCCAAAACAGCGCCATCATCAATAAAAGCGTGGCTTGGTTGGGGCCTCAAGTGTGGGGCGTGATCATGGACATGGCAATTAACGATGTTTTAAACCCCCCCAAAGCTTTAAGCAAAATGGCAGACGATGTGGGCGAAAAGCTCCTAGAGCAGATTTTTGGGGGCAATGTTTTAAACACCCTAAACAGCCTCACCCAACAGAAAGCCCTAAGCGGTATCCTCAACAATATTTTGCAAAATAAAGGGCTTGGGGGGCTGTGGTCGCAAGGGTTGGGCTCATTCTTGCCCCCAAGCATCAAACAAGCGATGCAAAAGGCAGGCGTGGGGGGTTATCTTGCACCCAAGGGGCTTAGCGCGCTGTGGGAGAAGGGTTACTTCAACTTCTCAGCCAACAACGATATTATCAGCCAAAATAGCACTTATAGCAACGCTACGGGCGGGACTTTAAGCTTTGTCGCTGGCAAATCCATTGTCTTTAACGGCAACAACAGCATTAACTTCACCAACTACCAAGGCACGCTCAACTTTTACTCCGACAATCTGTCTAACATCAATTTAACGAGCTTGAATGCCACAGATGGGCTGAACTTAAACGCTCAGTTTGAGAACCTCAACATCGCCGGGGGTAAAATCAACCTCAACCAATACGAAAGCCTCAATGTGAGCGCGCAAAACTTCCAATACTTAGGCACTATCACGGATACAGGGGGGGCGATCGACTTTTCAGGGATCACGGGGGCGGATGTCCTTGGGACTTTAAATTTACAAAGTAACAGCACCCTAATTGCCAATAACCTAAGCATCCAAAAGGCTTTAAACAACCAAAGCACCAATGCGCTCAACATTGGTAACGATTTAACACTCTATTCAGGTGCAACTTTAACAACCCAAGCGCAGGGCATTTATGTCGGTGGGGCGTTAAACAGCCAAGGCGACTTTGTCTTTAACCTCAATCCAAGCAACACGAGCCAAAGCGCAAGTAGTAGCGCAAATAACACACAGGGCACAAGTGTGGGTAGTGGCACAAGTGCAAGTGGTAGCACAAGCACAAACAATACAAGCCAAAACGCAGACTCTAATACAAACGGCACACAGGACACAAAAGGCAATACAAACCAAAGCACAAGCAACAACACAGACAGCACGCAAAGCACAAGCCAAAATACGGGCTCTAACACAAGCAACAGCACAAGCACAAGCACAAGCAGCCAAAGCCAAAGCCAAAGCACGGGTGCAAGCGATAGCAACAGCACAAATACAAATAACGACGCAGACAATAGTATAAATGGTGGTATAAGCAACACCCCCACACAAAATATCAACACGCCCTTAGTGCAAGTGCAAGGCATTGCCACGCTCAAACCCACGAGCGATGAAACTCCCCTAATGACCCTCAACGCCAACACCCAAGCCGCTTACACCTTAATTAATGCCAATAGGTGGATCAACTACAACCTTTACAACCAAACCTTTGACCCCAATAGCTGGAAGGACTACCTAACCCTCTACACTTACCTAAACATCAATGGCAAGAGCTTTACGCTCAACCAACAAGGCAATGGCTTGCTTTACAACGGGCAGGCGGTTAAAATCGCCGATAGGGGCTTGTTGGTGAGCTATACAAACGCACAAGGGCAAAGCATAGACGCCTCCATTGCCTACGACAATATCAGTGTCGGGGTCAATAAGACTCTTGATGTCGGCGCGCCTAGCATTGAACAATACATCGCCCATATCCAAGGGGAGGACAGCGTGAAAGCCGTTTATGCGGCGGGCGGACCACAAGTGATGGGCTGGTTAAACCAACTTTTGATCCAAACCAAAAACACGCCCCTTTTTGCCCCCTACTATTTAGAAAACACCTCCCAAGCCAACTTAGTTAAGATCGCTAAAGACATCGCCAACAGCATCGACTTGGTGGCTAACCCTACTTTAAAAGCCAACGCTACAGATGTTTTACAAATCAACACCTATACCCAGCAAATGAGCCGTTTGGCTAAACTCTCTAGTTTTGCCAGCAACGACACCCTAGATGACTTCCACGACTTTTTAGCTAGCATTAAGGGCAAACGCTTTGCCAGCGCGGTGCCTAATGCGATGGACATCATCACCGCCTACTCCCAACGCAACAAGCTCAAAAACAATCTATGGATGACGGGCGTGGGCGGGGCGAGCTTTGTGGCGGGGGGCACGGGCACACTCTATGGCATCAATGTAGGCTATGACCGCTTCATTAAGGGCGTGATTGTGGGTGGGTATGCCGCCTATGGTTACAGCGGCTTTTATGGCAACATCACCAACTCCGCCTCTAACAATGTCAATGTGGGGCTTTACAGCCGTGCCTTTGTCAAACGCAGTGAGATCACCGTGAGCGCAAATGAAACTTGGGGCTATAACAAAGCTTATATTAACGCCACAGACCCCATTTTATCCATCGTGAATCAACGCTACAATTACAGCACTTGGACAACCAATCTACGCGCCAACTACGGCTACGACTTTTTCTTTAAAGACAAGAGGGTGATTTTAAAACCCCAAATCGGCTTGGCTTACTACTACATTGGTTTGTCCGGCTTGCAGGGCACGATGAATAACCCCTTCTACAGCCAGTTTAGGGCCAACGCCGACCCGGCAAATAAATCTGTGCTGACCTTGAATTTAGCCCTAGAGAGCCGCCACTACTTTGGCAAAAACTCTTATTACTTCGTGCTCGCCAGCATTGGGCGGGACTTGTTCGTGCATTCTATGGGCGATAAAGTTGTGCGCTTTATTGGAGATGACATGCTCAGTTACCGCAAAGGCGGGATGTATAACACCTTTGCAGGCTTAACCACAGGGGGTGAAATCCGTTTGTTTAGATCTTTCTACATCAACGCCAGCATCGGGGTGCGTTTTGGTTTGGACTATCAAGACATCAATATCACGGGCAATGTAGGGATGCGCTATGCTTTCTAA